The Deltaproteobacteria bacterium genome window below encodes:
- the lepB gene encoding signal peptidase I — MSEPAQAPDAAAAAPRKRRSRRHVKSAARLLQKEARRILKKHGTRIAADPADAMRAAVAAIDTLRANDDWHGVEDEAERLDELLHRHASFARKSAIRETVENVLIAVMVALGLRSCFYEPFKIPSGSMMPTLRAGDHIFVNKFVYGIQVPFTTTVVGESLGHISRGDVVVFRYPLDESEDFIKRVIGLPGDEIRVVGRQVSIKREGDADFEVLAREPMSERCLDEAGVKTVSNCQLFHETLDGKTYVVRYVLTVEDRDDLAPKPRTWKVPAGHLLVMGDNRNLSHDSLQWTVEVEAVGVDSLLTAKDLRDLTGDTQFQLERNEEVTELDDGRHDRVTYLANHRSEGHDVVLEVWRKPSLGAVAVFETVASGMAGGRPGTMAELLTAATGGAERDRALEQGAAVDRMHVAHDPDGRTAVLLLENEASVLHLRCGAGVCRDDAKLGLLLADVLARFQTNPAQDARTLLETPKRVRYTPQWSGRGDAREHFFERVLVKPGKAAGKSGRDEVRLRAFRKPQETASFVRDAALWSFGSSTGMAQRVPELGEDALLVARPDGFALVLTDETREMVVVLECGSSFCSDAGKATALGKVVAEGVPAAAGDRRKLRVLLTSGDVPGWEELPVGMPELTVFDRLSLEGTVRGHDHSVEIEAWLKPPEGLAAKVAALGNQYGLVADASVAEGAMAGELPADDEGEGAFAMVFGVPQSDVVVRIECRKGLCLDRATAVSLAHRAAGKAVDRTNFIDPAAVRHRPFVPRGNVKGRAERIWLPLSRFWLPIE; from the coding sequence GTGAGCGAGCCGGCGCAGGCGCCGGACGCGGCCGCTGCGGCGCCGCGCAAGCGTCGTTCGCGGCGGCACGTCAAGTCCGCCGCGCGGCTGCTACAGAAGGAGGCCCGCCGGATCCTGAAGAAGCACGGCACCCGCATCGCGGCCGATCCGGCCGACGCCATGCGGGCGGCGGTGGCGGCGATCGACACCCTGCGCGCCAACGACGACTGGCACGGCGTCGAGGACGAGGCCGAGCGCCTCGACGAGCTGCTGCACCGCCACGCCAGCTTCGCACGCAAGAGTGCCATCCGCGAGACCGTCGAGAACGTGCTCATCGCGGTCATGGTCGCGCTGGGTCTGCGCTCGTGCTTCTACGAGCCGTTCAAGATCCCGTCGGGCAGCATGATGCCGACCCTGCGCGCGGGTGATCACATCTTCGTCAACAAGTTCGTCTACGGCATCCAGGTGCCGTTCACCACCACCGTGGTGGGCGAATCACTCGGGCACATCTCGCGCGGCGACGTGGTGGTGTTCCGATATCCGCTCGACGAGTCCGAGGACTTCATCAAGCGGGTGATCGGGCTGCCCGGCGACGAGATCCGCGTGGTCGGGCGTCAGGTCTCGATCAAGCGCGAGGGCGACGCCGATTTCGAGGTGCTCGCGCGCGAGCCGATGAGCGAGCGCTGTCTCGACGAGGCCGGCGTGAAGACGGTCTCGAACTGTCAGCTCTTCCACGAGACCTTGGACGGCAAGACCTACGTCGTCCGCTACGTGCTGACGGTGGAGGACCGCGACGACCTCGCGCCCAAGCCCCGCACCTGGAAGGTCCCGGCCGGGCACCTGCTGGTGATGGGCGACAACCGCAATCTCTCCCACGACAGCCTGCAGTGGACCGTCGAGGTCGAGGCGGTCGGGGTCGACAGCCTGCTGACCGCCAAGGACCTGCGCGACCTCACCGGCGACACCCAGTTCCAGCTCGAGCGCAACGAAGAAGTCACCGAGCTCGACGACGGCCGCCACGACCGCGTGACGTACCTGGCCAACCACCGCTCCGAGGGCCACGACGTGGTGCTCGAGGTGTGGCGCAAGCCGTCGCTGGGCGCCGTCGCGGTGTTCGAGACCGTCGCATCGGGCATGGCCGGCGGCCGCCCGGGCACGATGGCCGAGCTGCTGACCGCGGCCACCGGTGGAGCCGAGCGCGACCGGGCGCTGGAGCAGGGCGCCGCCGTCGATCGCATGCACGTCGCCCACGACCCCGACGGCCGCACCGCGGTGCTGCTGCTCGAGAACGAGGCCTCGGTGCTGCACCTGCGCTGCGGCGCGGGGGTCTGCCGCGACGACGCCAAGCTGGGCCTGCTGCTCGCCGACGTGCTCGCGCGCTTCCAGACCAACCCCGCCCAGGACGCCCGCACGCTGCTCGAGACGCCCAAGCGCGTCCGCTACACGCCGCAGTGGTCGGGCCGCGGAGACGCACGCGAGCACTTCTTCGAGCGCGTGCTGGTCAAGCCCGGCAAGGCCGCCGGCAAGTCTGGCCGCGACGAGGTGCGCCTGCGGGCGTTCCGCAAGCCGCAGGAGACCGCGAGCTTCGTCCGCGACGCGGCGCTGTGGTCGTTCGGCAGCTCGACCGGCATGGCCCAGCGGGTCCCCGAGCTCGGCGAGGACGCGCTGCTGGTCGCGCGGCCCGACGGCTTCGCGCTGGTGCTGACCGACGAGACCCGCGAGATGGTGGTCGTGCTCGAGTGCGGCAGCAGCTTCTGCAGCGACGCCGGCAAGGCCACGGCGCTGGGCAAGGTCGTGGCGGAGGGCGTGCCCGCGGCCGCCGGCGACCGTCGCAAGCTGCGGGTGTTGTTGACCTCGGGCGACGTGCCGGGCTGGGAGGAGCTCCCGGTCGGGATGCCGGAGCTGACGGTGTTCGATCGACTCTCGCTCGAGGGCACCGTCCGCGGCCACGACCACAGCGTCGAGATCGAGGCCTGGCTCAAGCCGCCCGAGGGCCTGGCAGCGAAGGTCGCGGCGCTGGGCAACCAGTACGGCTTGGTCGCCGACGCCTCGGTGGCCGAGGGCGCGATGGCCGGCGAGCTGCCGGCCGACGACGAGGGCGAGGGCGCGTTCGCGATGGTCTTCGGCGTGCCGCAGTCGGACGTGGTCGTGCGCATCGAGTGCCGCAAGGGCCTGTGCCTGGACCGCGCGACCGCGGTCTCGTTGGCGCACCGCGCCGCCGGCAAGGCCGTCGACCGCACCAACTTCATCGATCCCGCCGCCGTGCGCCACCGGCCGTTCGTGCCGCGCGGCAACGTCAAGGGCCGCGCCGAACGCATCTGGCTGCCGCTGTCGCGCTTCTGGCTTCCGATCGAGTGA
- the lepA gene encoding elongation factor 4: protein MPDPQAKPVVPTAPPQSQIRSFCIIAHIDHGKSTLADRLMEATGLIGDREGRAQYLDRMDIERERGITIKAQSVRMAYTAPDGEVYELNLIDTPGHVDFGYEVSRSLAACEGALLVVDAAQGVEAQTLANVYMALDENLEIIPVINKIDLPSAEPERVRGEIEEMVGLDCSNALMVSAKSGIGIDDLLLAIVDRVPPPKGDREARVKALIIDSWWDSYRGVISMVRVFSGRMRAGMSVRMMATGKSYQVIATGVFAPEMIELAELSAGEVGFVVCNVKEVGDSKIGDTIAEPDDTHAEPLPGFKEIQPMVFAGVFPTDNADYPNLRDALAKLSLNDASFSYEPETSLALGFGFRLGFLGLLHMEIVQERLEREYDLDLITTAPSVKFIVHGKDGSTAVIDNPAKFPDLGDYESIEEPVIEARIQLPQEYVGPILELCEQRRGIQKDLRYLTPSRVQLVYELPMAEVVFGFYDILKSRSRGYASIDYEPAGHRKSDMVRLDLLVNGENVDALSLITHRETAYNRGRDLCIKMKDLVPRQQFEVAIQAAIGSRVIARTTVKAMRKDVTAKCYGGDISRKRKLLEKQKKGKRRLKAIGAVEIPQAAFHAVLSLEGE from the coding sequence ATGCCCGATCCGCAGGCCAAGCCCGTGGTGCCCACCGCGCCGCCGCAGAGCCAAATCCGCAGCTTCTGCATCATCGCCCACATCGACCACGGCAAGAGCACGCTCGCCGATCGGTTGATGGAGGCCACCGGTCTCATCGGCGACCGTGAGGGCCGCGCGCAGTACCTCGACCGCATGGACATCGAACGTGAGCGCGGCATCACGATCAAGGCCCAGAGCGTGCGCATGGCGTACACGGCGCCCGACGGCGAGGTCTACGAGCTGAACCTCATCGATACGCCGGGCCACGTGGACTTCGGCTACGAGGTCTCGCGCTCGCTGGCCGCGTGCGAAGGCGCGCTGCTGGTGGTCGACGCCGCGCAAGGCGTCGAGGCCCAGACGCTCGCGAACGTCTACATGGCGCTCGACGAGAACCTCGAGATCATCCCCGTGATCAACAAGATCGACCTGCCGTCGGCCGAGCCGGAGCGCGTGCGCGGCGAGATCGAGGAGATGGTCGGGCTCGACTGCTCGAACGCGCTGATGGTCTCCGCCAAGAGCGGCATCGGCATCGACGATCTGCTGCTGGCGATCGTCGACCGCGTGCCGCCGCCCAAGGGCGACCGCGAGGCCCGCGTGAAGGCGCTCATCATCGACAGCTGGTGGGACAGCTACCGCGGCGTCATCTCGATGGTGCGGGTGTTCTCGGGCCGCATGCGCGCGGGCATGAGCGTGCGCATGATGGCGACGGGCAAGAGCTACCAGGTCATCGCAACCGGCGTGTTCGCGCCCGAGATGATCGAGCTCGCGGAGCTGTCGGCCGGCGAGGTCGGCTTCGTGGTGTGCAACGTGAAGGAGGTCGGCGACAGCAAGATCGGCGACACCATCGCCGAGCCCGACGACACCCACGCCGAGCCGCTGCCGGGCTTCAAGGAGATCCAGCCGATGGTCTTCGCCGGCGTGTTCCCGACCGACAACGCCGACTATCCCAACCTCCGCGACGCGCTCGCGAAGCTGTCGCTCAACGACGCCAGCTTCAGCTACGAGCCCGAGACCTCGCTGGCGCTCGGCTTCGGCTTCCGCCTGGGCTTCCTGGGCCTGCTGCACATGGAGATCGTGCAGGAGCGACTCGAGCGCGAGTACGACCTCGACCTCATCACGACCGCACCGAGCGTGAAGTTCATCGTGCACGGCAAGGACGGCAGCACCGCCGTCATCGACAACCCCGCCAAGTTCCCCGACCTCGGCGACTACGAGTCGATCGAGGAGCCCGTGATCGAGGCCCGCATCCAGCTGCCGCAGGAGTACGTCGGCCCCATCCTCGAGCTGTGCGAGCAGCGACGCGGGATCCAGAAGGACCTGCGCTACCTGACGCCGTCGCGGGTGCAGCTGGTCTACGAGCTGCCGATGGCCGAGGTGGTGTTCGGCTTCTACGACATCCTCAAGAGCCGCTCACGCGGCTACGCCAGCATCGACTACGAACCCGCCGGCCACCGCAAGAGCGACATGGTGCGGCTCGACCTGCTGGTGAACGGCGAGAACGTCGACGCACTCTCGCTCATCACCCACCGCGAAACCGCCTACAACCGCGGCCGCGACCTGTGCATCAAGATGAAGGACCTGGTGCCGCGCCAGCAGTTCGAGGTCGCGATCCAGGCCGCGATCGGCTCGCGCGTGATCGCCCGTACCACGGTCAAGGCCATGCGCAAGGACGTGACCGCCAAGTGCTACGGCGGCGACATTTCGCGCAAGCGCAAGCTGCTCGAGAAACAGAAGAAGGGTAAACGGCGTCTGAAGGCCATTGGCGCGGTCGAGATCCCACAGGCGGCGTTCCACGCCGTGCTGAGCCTGGAGGGCGAGTGA
- a CDS encoding cytochrome c3 family protein, protein MSRASLLVLLSFCVALVCGLQQSLAGPQPGVRPAGTGRGPVLRKGKPPRNMGEIPATAGVASGPVMRGGAVYPAQDIPLRFTHDQHLGLGLDCDACHAAAKGSHKSADLLLPTGAACDGCHGDQHPRTPETPARCATCHTQLDEQNRLRASVRMPRPLLHFDHAKHVDAGSSCRDCHDMKGVRLGSVLQLPSEQSCLGCHDGFQAANACATCHPAGADGRLMTRAQDDRALPALVPRGANAHGAAHDLAFVEDHTSIAKANPQLCASCHDDSFCTDCHGGSIRPMRIHAGDYLTLHAQDARGALSDCQSCHRQQSFCLGCHERVGFSDRAGGEFGVGGPLQFHPDGWSGAPGMPQAHAHAAQRNLSACVSCHTEDSCLACHATTQAAKPGLDVSPHGPDFARSARCDALASHNRRVCLRCHAPGDPQLECL, encoded by the coding sequence ATGAGCCGCGCATCGCTGCTCGTGTTGCTGTCGTTCTGCGTGGCGCTGGTGTGCGGGCTGCAGCAATCGCTCGCGGGCCCGCAGCCCGGCGTGCGACCGGCCGGCACCGGCCGCGGCCCGGTGCTGCGCAAGGGCAAGCCGCCCCGCAACATGGGCGAGATTCCGGCGACCGCCGGCGTCGCGAGCGGTCCCGTCATGCGCGGCGGCGCGGTCTATCCCGCGCAGGACATCCCGCTGCGCTTCACCCACGATCAGCACCTCGGGCTCGGGCTCGACTGCGATGCGTGCCACGCCGCGGCGAAGGGCAGCCACAAGTCGGCCGACCTGCTGCTGCCGACCGGGGCCGCGTGCGATGGCTGCCACGGCGACCAGCACCCGCGCACGCCCGAGACCCCGGCCCGCTGCGCGACCTGTCACACCCAGCTCGACGAGCAGAACCGCCTGCGCGCGAGCGTCCGCATGCCGCGGCCGCTGCTGCACTTCGATCACGCCAAGCACGTCGACGCCGGCTCGAGCTGCCGCGACTGCCACGACATGAAGGGCGTGCGGCTGGGCTCCGTGCTGCAGCTACCGAGCGAGCAGAGCTGCCTCGGCTGCCACGACGGCTTCCAGGCCGCCAACGCCTGCGCGACCTGTCACCCCGCGGGCGCCGACGGGCGCCTGATGACGCGCGCCCAGGACGATCGCGCGTTGCCAGCACTCGTGCCCCGCGGCGCGAATGCCCACGGGGCCGCGCACGATCTGGCGTTCGTCGAGGACCACACCAGCATCGCGAAGGCCAACCCGCAGCTGTGCGCGAGCTGTCACGACGACAGCTTCTGCACCGATTGCCACGGCGGCTCGATCCGGCCCATGCGGATCCACGCCGGTGACTACCTGACGCTGCACGCCCAGGACGCCCGCGGTGCGCTCTCGGATTGCCAGAGCTGTCACCGTCAACAGAGCTTCTGCCTCGGCTGTCACGAGCGCGTGGGCTTCTCCGATCGCGCCGGTGGTGAGTTCGGCGTCGGTGGCCCGCTGCAGTTCCACCCCGATGGTTGGTCGGGTGCGCCCGGCATGCCGCAGGCCCACGCACACGCCGCGCAGCGCAACCTCTCGGCCTGCGTGTCGTGCCACACCGAGGACAGCTGCCTGGCCTGCCACGCGACCACACAGGCGGCCAAGCCCGGCCTCGATGTCAGCCCGCACGGGCCCGACTTCGCGCGCTCGGCGAGGTGCGATGCGTTGGCGAGCCACAACCGCCGCGTGTGTCTGCGCTGTCACGCTCCCGGCGACCCGCAGCTCGAGTGCCTGTGA
- a CDS encoding glutathione S-transferase N-terminal domain-containing protein: protein MIELLTAATPNGHKVSVALEELALPYEVRAIDLGANEQKTPEFLAKNPNGRIPVIIDHDADDFVVFESGAILWYLAEKTGKLLPQDPKGRSVALQWLMFQMGGVGPMMGQANVFARYAPERIPYAIERYQRESRRLFEVLERRLGEVEWLAESYSIADIANWCWVRTHAWSGASIEGLPALQRWLDAIAARPAAVRGLAVPGERVNTQERTKLAQNILV, encoded by the coding sequence ATGATCGAGCTGCTCACCGCCGCCACCCCCAACGGCCACAAGGTCTCCGTCGCGCTCGAGGAGCTCGCGCTGCCCTACGAGGTGCGCGCGATCGACCTCGGGGCCAACGAGCAGAAGACCCCCGAGTTCCTCGCGAAGAACCCCAACGGCCGCATCCCGGTGATCATCGATCACGACGCCGACGACTTCGTGGTCTTCGAGAGCGGCGCGATCCTGTGGTACCTCGCCGAGAAGACCGGCAAGCTGCTGCCGCAGGACCCCAAGGGCCGCAGCGTCGCGTTGCAGTGGTTGATGTTCCAGATGGGTGGCGTGGGTCCGATGATGGGCCAGGCCAACGTCTTCGCGCGCTACGCCCCCGAGCGGATCCCCTACGCCATCGAGCGCTACCAACGGGAGTCGCGTCGCCTCTTCGAGGTGCTCGAGCGGCGCCTCGGCGAGGTCGAGTGGCTCGCGGAGAGCTACTCGATCGCCGACATCGCCAACTGGTGCTGGGTGCGCACGCACGCGTGGTCCGGCGCGAGCATCGAGGGGTTGCCGGCGCTGCAGCGGTGGCTCGACGCCATCGCGGCGCGGCCGGCCGCGGTGCGCGGGCTGGCGGTGCCGGGCGAGCGCGTGAACACGCAGGAGCGCACGAAGCTGGCGCAGAACATCCTGGTGTAG
- a CDS encoding DUF4215 domain-containing protein, producing MVRRGWWWSWVGATLVGLAGESAWAADVALEAPVGAALRNPGDAYSVIQPLLEARGHTVTIVDASELDTLPEIQQYAAIVLSGSGYAVGHDLPLFDAVIQDYVEQGGGLVATGWVFYYNDAIVAPGLNAVAPVLPSMSFINNGTVDPAGNHEIVEGLGSWANPSYDAYSGAHKPGALTISSNGGTPDGALWEVGGGRVVTLGPLFTAEYEAYATQALHDGSIPDATEMFLRAIDWAAQGGFPPGCGDGIVDEAAGELCDDGNHDNHDACVSPCVPATCGDHFVQTGIEPCDDGDDDNGDGCLVGCILPTCGDGFVYTGTEPCDDANDDDTDACLSGCIAASCGDGFLHAGVETCDDGDLDDGDDCPGSCHPAICGDGYVLQGTEACDDGNADPTDACLVGCVLPSCGDGFVHAGVEACDDGNDDDSDICVGTMCQLAACGDGFLHVGIEDCDDGNDVDDDGCTHCNVDASASSSGGEGGSSDGSSSDGSSDGGSSSGGSTGSSDGGSSGQASAGSSGDDGPVGSEGSGADDSGGGSSGAPAVDDTGTGGCQCRSDGSDGSGAAAGPWWGLLVVLLRRRRPRG from the coding sequence ATGGTTCGTCGCGGATGGTGGTGGTCGTGGGTGGGTGCGACCCTCGTGGGTCTCGCGGGCGAGTCCGCTTGGGCGGCCGACGTCGCGCTCGAGGCCCCGGTCGGCGCCGCGCTGCGCAACCCTGGTGACGCCTACTCGGTGATCCAGCCGCTGCTCGAGGCCCGGGGCCACACCGTCACCATCGTCGACGCCAGCGAGCTCGACACGCTGCCGGAGATCCAGCAGTACGCCGCCATCGTGCTGAGCGGCAGCGGCTACGCGGTCGGCCACGATCTGCCGCTGTTCGACGCCGTGATCCAGGACTACGTCGAACAGGGCGGCGGCCTGGTCGCGACCGGTTGGGTGTTCTATTACAACGACGCCATCGTCGCGCCGGGCTTGAACGCCGTCGCGCCGGTGCTGCCGTCGATGTCGTTCATCAACAACGGCACCGTCGACCCCGCGGGCAACCACGAGATCGTCGAGGGTCTCGGCAGCTGGGCGAACCCCTCCTACGACGCCTACTCGGGCGCCCACAAGCCAGGCGCGCTCACCATCAGCAGCAACGGTGGGACCCCCGACGGCGCGCTGTGGGAGGTCGGCGGTGGCCGTGTGGTGACGCTCGGCCCGCTGTTCACCGCGGAGTACGAGGCCTACGCGACGCAGGCCCTGCACGATGGCTCGATCCCCGACGCCACCGAGATGTTCCTGCGCGCGATCGACTGGGCCGCGCAGGGCGGATTCCCGCCCGGCTGCGGCGACGGCATCGTCGACGAGGCCGCCGGCGAGCTGTGCGACGACGGCAACCACGACAACCACGACGCCTGCGTGAGCCCGTGCGTGCCAGCCACCTGCGGCGACCACTTCGTACAGACCGGCATCGAGCCCTGCGACGACGGCGACGACGACAACGGCGACGGCTGCTTGGTCGGCTGCATCCTGCCGACCTGCGGCGACGGCTTCGTCTACACCGGCACCGAGCCCTGCGACGACGCCAACGACGACGACACCGACGCGTGTCTCAGCGGCTGCATCGCGGCCAGCTGCGGCGACGGCTTCCTGCACGCGGGCGTCGAGACCTGTGACGATGGCGACCTCGACGACGGCGACGACTGCCCAGGGTCGTGCCATCCGGCGATCTGCGGTGACGGCTACGTGCTGCAGGGCACCGAGGCCTGCGACGACGGCAACGCCGATCCGACCGACGCGTGCCTGGTCGGCTGCGTCCTGCCCAGCTGCGGCGACGGCTTCGTCCACGCCGGCGTCGAGGCCTGCGACGACGGCAACGACGACGACAGCGACATCTGCGTGGGCACGATGTGTCAGCTCGCGGCCTGCGGCGACGGCTTCCTCCACGTCGGCATCGAGGACTGCGACGACGGCAACGACGTCGACGACGACGGCTGCACCCACTGCAACGTCGACGCGTCGGCGAGCAGCTCGGGCGGCGAGGGCGGCTCGAGCGACGGCAGCTCGAGCGACGGCAGCAGCGACGGCGGCAGCTCGAGCGGCGGCTCGACGGGCAGCAGCGACGGCGGCAGCTCCGGCCAGGCCAGCGCGGGCAGCAGCGGGGACGACGGCCCGGTCGGCAGCGAGGGCAGCGGCGCCGACGACAGCGGCGGCGGCAGCTCGGGCGCGCCGGCGGTCGACGACACCGGGACCGGCGGCTGTCAGTGCCGCAGCGACGGCAGCGACGGCAGCGGGGCCGCTGCGGGGCCGTGGTGGGGCCTGCTCGTCGTGCTGCTGCGACGACGTCGACCGCGGGGCTAA